The following coding sequences lie in one Trichoderma breve strain T069 chromosome 1, whole genome shotgun sequence genomic window:
- a CDS encoding fungal zn(2)-Cys(6) binuclear cluster domain-containing protein encodes MEGAGHDEGTYVYPQVTATPKVPQPIGSFDLYPPLVPQLSISSPLALRPSPSHPQFFRSRLEASASSFFTPPPYLFATHCDGSETQSPPSLCFSPSISSSPFSGSVAVMDLDPPAGADVPPYGLAGSSLPEAHPSLANPADGPGLSLDRRPKKSSTTCAVCRFRKVRCNGARPCCGNCQRLGFPCSYDDADVDAWSMSLPRRRVKQACLSCHSRKARCSGHLPSCERCRVQGIECVYRPNKRAKPSSAGAGIGDSKSPNSPDRESDRDGGARENRGQRENDEGRNESPALTDAASSASDHHEGPHIDENFNSIVSRAFDLFFRHVHHMAMFTFLHRASLMEQYHAGKVERPLLLAIVGITSCLTDMGPGMREYGNRCINDAEALLLADYSRPSIVKIQALIFVIKHRILCNKFSSAFVLHSFASRYATALRLNYEAPHLRFLAQESRRRLMWAMYCIDTSICGGYPDFVLWRADQIHVYLPCNERNFEFDLPQQTEKLVPDSHQPRPPLAEDVGTLALHARILHIRQKIIEFTKVAQYDRGMEAAELQGRIFALDKELNDFATNLPTSFQFSENSLRLRAYSPRLCVFVMIHIWWRQCYCDLYRLALADINGGLPQSMLDMFDQGFLEHCHRQCVDHSLALTLIFSLIQKLDAKPVADIDLAMCAYQCARMLMYLFQSNIFSRFGVAADTVMEQAQLCLQTIKDCCVGPAVDCIVADLERLVNRDARAVTGEGVVSTDLSQQTMPQITDASGVLNAPATTGLQAFNPSSGAVNNTVSPFTHPVMTAPWMSETAFTPGLDQQTLPPDVHADPTKGGTPNLSAPRSEYGQSELNNEYDGTFAGLGLDDGFDYNMGVDMNMWATNGGSWTAPGFGAWMG; translated from the exons ATGGAGGGCGCAGGCCACGACGAGGGTACCTACGTGTACCCACAAGTAACCGCCACGCCAAAAGTTCCCCAGCCG ATCGGCTCCTTTGATCTCTATCCTCCGCTGGTCCCGCAACtgtccatctccagcccctTGGCCCTTCGCCCTTCACCGAGTCATCCCCAGTTTTTCCGCTCGCGGCTCGAAGCCTccgcctccagcttcttcactcCTCCTCCTTACCTCTTCGCCACGCATTGTGACGGCTCCGAGACCCAATCGCCTCCCTCGCTCTGCTTCTCGCCGTCCATCTCGTCCTCGCCCTTCTCCGGGTCCGTCGCCGTCATGGACCTCGACCCGCCCGCCGGGGCCGACGTGCCGCCGTATGGCCTCGCCGGATCGTCGCTCCCGGAAGCCCATCCGAGCCTCGCAAATCCCGCCGACGGGCCCGGCCTGTCGCTCGACCGCCGGCCCAAGAAGTCGTCGACAACGTGTGCCGTGTGTCGCTTCCGCAAGGTACGCTGCAACGGCGCGCGTCCCTGCTGCGGCAATTGCCAGCGTCTAGGCTTCCCCTGCTCCTACGACGACGCCGACGTCGATGCCTGGTCTATGTCGCTGCCGCGCCGTCGGGTCAAACAGGCCTGTCTCAGCTGCCACAGCCGCAAAGCGCGATGCTCCGGCCATCTCCCCTCGTGCGAACGATGTCGGGTTCAGGGCATCGAGTGCGTCTACCGGCCAAACAAGCGTGccaagccatcatcagccgGAGCCGGCATTGGAGATTCCAAGAGCCCCAATAGCCCAGACAGAGAGTCAGATCGAGATGGTGGTGCTAGAGAGAACCGAGGCCAAAGAGAGAATGACGAAGGGCGCAATGAAAGCCCGGCCTTGACCGACGCAGCCAGCTCTGCGAGTGATCATCATGAAGG TCCTCATATCGATGAAAACTTCAACTCCATCGTCAGCCGTGCATTTgacctcttcttccgccaCGTCCACCACATGGCCATGTTTACCTTTCTGCATCGCGCCTCTCTGATGGAGCAGTATCACGCCGGCAAGGTCGAGCGGCCGCTTCTGCTGGCCATTGTCGGCATCACATCGTGCTTGACCGACATGGGGCCCGGCATGCGCGAGTACGGAAACCGCTGCATCAACGACGCCGAGGCCCTTCTGCTGGCCGACTACAGCCGTCCATCCATTGTCAAGATCCAGGcgctcatcttcgtcatcaagcATCGCATCCTCTGCAACAAATTCTCCAGCGCCTTTGTCCTCCACAGCTTTGCGTCCCGCTACGCCACTGCTCTGCGTCTCAACTATGAGGCGCCGCATCTTCGCTTCCTGGCCCAGGAGTCCCGTCGACGTCTCATGTGGGCCATGTACTGCATCGACACCAGCATCTGCGGCGGATATCCCGACTTTGTCCTTTGGAGGGCCGACCAGATCCACGTCTATCTGCCATGCAACGAGCGCAACTTTGAGTTTGACCTGCCGCAGCAAACGGAGAAGCTCGTGCCGGACTCGCACCAGCCGCGACCACCACTCGCCGAGGACGTCGGGACCTTGGCTCTTCATGCGCGCATCCTCCACATCCGCCAGAAGATTATCGAATTCACAAAGGTAGCTCAGTATGACCGCGGCATggaagctgctgagctgCAAGGCCGCATCTTTGCGCtggacaaggagctcaaCGACTTTGCCACCAACCTCCCGACCTCGTTCCAGTTCTCCGAAAACTCGCTTCGTCTCCGCGCCTACTCTCCGCGGCTGTGTGTCTTTGTCATGATTCACATCTGGTGGCGCCAGTGCTACTGCGACCTGTACCGCCTCGCCCTGGCTGACATCAACGGTGGGCTGCCGCAATCCATGCTCGACATGTTTGACCAAGGCTTCCTTGAGCACTGTCACCGGCAGTGCGTCGATCACTCCCTGGCACTGACCCTCATCTTTTCGCTCATCCAAAAGCTCGATGCGAAGCCGGTGGCCGACATTGACTTGGCCATGTGTGCCTATCAGTGCGCGCGGATGCTCATGTACCTTTTCCAATCCAACATCTTTAGCCGCTTCGGCGTCGCGGCAGACACTGTCATGGAGCAGGCCCAGCTTTGTTTGCAAACTATCAAGGACTGCTGCGTAGGGCCCGCGGTGGACTGTATCGTGGCAGATTTGGAGAGGCTGGTTAACCGAGACGCAAGGGCCGTGACAGGTGAGGGTGTCGTGTCCACCGATTTATCGCAGCAGACGATGCCCCAAATCACAGACGCGTCAGGTGTGCTCAACGCTCCCGCCACAACCGGTCTGCAGGCTTTCAACCCTTCCTCAGGCGCCGTCAATAATACCGTCTCTCCGTTTACTCATCCCGTCATGACTGCTCCGTGGATGTCGGAAACGGCCTTTACGCCAGGGCTAGACCAGCAAACTCTCCCTCCAGATGTCCATGCCGATCCCACCAAAGGCGGAACTCCCAATTTGTCTGCACCGCGATCCGAGTATGGGCAGTCGGAGCTGAATAATGAATACGACGGCACGTTTGCAGGACTCGGGCTGGACGATGGATTTGATTATAACATGGGAGTGGACATGAACATGTGGGCTACGAATGGGGGCAGCTGGACTGCGCCGGGATTTGGTGCCTGGATGGGCtga
- a CDS encoding enoyl-(Acyl carrier protein) reductase domain-containing protein — protein MSRTESGSFKPVEEAQRQDLPGLEKDMKPTSEATALEGKHEHQEYLAAGKLKGNKALITGGDSGIGRSVAVLFAREGSDVTIVYLPEEEQDAQETKKMVEKEGKQCLLIPGNLMDNETCRKAVEQHMQKFGALHVLVNNASKQVMCEDITEIDLDVVESTFRSNILQMFAVTKYAVPHMEKGGSIINTTSTVAFRGTAAMVDYASTKGAITSFTQSLAKQLMPKGIRVNAVAPGPVHTPLQPASRPAEQMEGFGKKSGIGRPGQPSEIAPSFIFLASKDAELYYGQILHAYPLGD, from the exons ATGTCTCGCACAGAATCTGGTAGCTTCAAGCCCGTCGAGGAAGCCCAAAGACAGGACCTTCCCGG CTTGGAGAAAGATATGAAGCCAACCAGTGAAGCAACCGCTTTGGAAGGAAAGCATGAACATCAAGAATATCTAGCAGCTGGAAAACTCAAAGGCAACAAAGCTTTAATCACTGGCGGAGA CTCCGGCATAGGCCGCTCCGTCGCAGTCCTCTTCGCCCGGGAAGGCTCAGACGTAACGATAGTCTACCTCcccgaagaagaacaagacgcccaagaaaccaagaaaatggtcgaaaaagagggcaagcAATGCCTCCTCATCCCAGGAAACCTCATGGACAACGAGACGTGCCGCAAAGCCGTTGAGCAGCACATGCAAAAATTCGGTGCGCTGCACGTCCTCGTCAACAACGCCTCGAAGCAGGTCATGTGCGAGGACATTACGGAGATTGATCTTGATGTGGTGGAGAGTACTTTTAGGAGTAATATTTTGCAGATGTTTGCTGTTACAAAGTATGCTGTGCCGCATATGGAGAAAGGCGGCAGTATCATCAACACAACTTCCACTGTTGCATTCAGAGGCACAGCTGCAATGGTAGACTACGCATCTACAAAGGGCGCCATAACTTCGTTTACACAGTCGCTCGCGAAACAGCTCATGCCCAAGGGTATCCGCGTCAACGCTGTAGCTCCTGGCCCTGTTCATACACCTCTTCAGCCTGCCTCGCGCCCTGCGGAACAGATGGAAGGTTTTGGAAAGAAATCCGGGATTGGAAGGCCTGGTCAGCCGAGCGAGATTGCTcccagcttcatctttctcGCGTCCAAGGATGCCGAGTTGTATTACGGGCAGATTTTGCACGCATATCCTCTCGGTGATTAA
- a CDS encoding ankyrin repeats (3 copies) domain-containing protein encodes MSDPNNYTIGWISAIEIEYIAAQAFLDERHKGPRQVHKNDENCYTLGRIGNHNVVITVLPRGDNGVAAAAMAAKDMMHTFPNVRVCLMVGIGGGAPSKRHDIRLGDVVVSIPTFSERSGNLGGVVQYDYGRTIQKRCFQGARYLNQPDKALRNAANGLSAKFKSEGNNIDTVINAILEKNEKLRKEYSRPDPDSDKLYSSDPVQISGTDENLASELIQRPKRSEKEDNPAIHYGLIASADGFMEDAQIRDILAEELDVLCFEMEAAGLMNSFPCLVIRGICDYSDRHWFKEWRGYAAMTAAAYAKALLEMVPAREVNTMQTISGKWSPKLHKRYMLIEADLVPPDLMERARNFIAPLWGSNKKDAVPVSAEPKEAQTKDRSKDQPYQMLPTQPAIEQPSTLGGVDPEETRSKDNGKDQLYQMSPTQPAVAQSPIMGGVEFKETLGRDRGIWQDHHMPPNQKATMPPATNGFTSGQTEIKHVYIAVMGVTGAGKSSLISLCTGKNVKIGHNLESCTADVEDVEFMLNDHVCVHLIDTPGFDDTSRSDVEVLQNIALWLKESFEQGTKLSGIIYLHRIIDVRMAGSTLRNLSMFKKLCGEEAYSSVVLATSMWTQVDEATGAQRERELIETKKFWGYMHDKGSKIFRLNQTRESCLGIIKYILSLGSTTLLELQDEIVNQGRQIEDTEAGVQLNEDIIHEREKHQAELVALKAQMQEEMAEHDAELQRALREEYDELKENIRRSVEEQAKLKQDLKDVHERKERELFELKKQMEAERKKYDENQKRQAEEDARRVKAWAEHRQTPLHLAVQDGKADLVESLLMQGDNIEAQDINGRTPLHLAVVKGNLDMAKLLLDRGANIEAKKDEGRTPLFNAICNGNEEMAKLLLTRGADIEAPEFENWTALHVMAANGRKEMVKFLLDHGANIEPTTNVGGTPLGLAVEKNQEDVAKLLLNRGADIDMKQRKGAWTMLHLMVDFGTADMVNFLLDHGANIEAKLDNGCTPFGVAIERGKEDMAKLLLNRGADINMEQRKDSNTSLHLMVELGKTDMVKFLLDHGANIEAKNDISNTPLGLAVELGKINIANILLNRGANIKARQRKDGVTSLHLMAEFGKLDMVEFLLDHGADIEAKSKKGHTPLSYARDFKKVDVIELLLDHGARA; translated from the exons ATGTCGGATCCCAATAACTACACCATTGGGTGGATCAGCGCCATCGAAATCGAGTACATTGCTGCGCAAGCATTTCTCGACGAGCGACATAAAGGGCCAAGACAGGTCCATAAGAACGATGAGAATTGCTATACGCTGGGCAGAATTGGTAACCACAACGTGGTAATAACAGTTCTGCCTCGAGGAGACAATGGcgtggctgcagcagcaatggcggcAAAGGATATGATGCACACCTTTCCTAACGTCAGGGTATGTCTGATGGTCGGTATTGGTGGCGGCGCACCTAGCAAAAGACATGACATAcgtcttggagatgttgttgtcAGTATTCCCACATTTTCCGAAAGGAGTGGTAACCTGGGTGGTGTGGTTCAGTATGATTATGGGAGAACGATTCAGAAGAGGTGCTTTCAAGGCGCGAGATACTTGAATCAACCGGACAAAGCTTTGCGTAATGCGGCCAATGGGCTCAGCGCAAAGTTTAAGAGCGAGGGGAATAATATCGACACAgtcatcaacgccatcctcGAGAAAAATGAAAAGCTACGAAAAGAATACAGTCGACCAGATCCAGACTCCGATAAACTCTATTCAAGCGACCCTGTCCAAATATCAGGCACTGATGAGAATCTTGCATCAGAACTAATACAACGACCTAAAAGGTCTGAGAAGGAAGACAATCCGGCAATTCACTACGGGCTGATTGCTTCGGCCGATGGCTTCATGGAAGACGCTCAGATTCGAGATATACTCGCAGAGGAACTCGACGTCTTGTGCTTTGAAATGGAAGCTGCAGGATTGATGAACAGCTTCCCGTGCCTAGTAATTCGCGGCATTTGCGATTACTCGGATAGGCACTGGTTCAAGGAGTGGCGAGGCTATGCAGCCATGACCGCAGCAGCATATGCAAAGGCACTCCTTGAAATGGTGCCAGCGCGAGAAGTCAACACAATGCAAACTATTAGTGGTAAGTGGTCTCCTAAACTACACAAAAGGTACATGCTAATAGAAGCAGATCTTGTCCCGCCTGACCTTATGGAGAGAGCAAGAAACTTCATCGCACCGCTTTGGGGTAGCAATAAGAAAGATGCCGTTCCTGTGTCTG CGGAGCCTAAAGAGGCTCAGACAAAGGACAGAAGCAAAGATCAACCCTACCAGATGCTCCCAACTCAACCAGCCATAGAGCAACCATCAACTTTGGGAGGTGTTGACCCCGAGGAGACTCGGTCAAAGgacaatggcaaagaccAGCTCTACCAGATGTCCCCAACTCAACCAGCCGTAGCCCAGTCACCGATTATGGGAGGCGTTGAGTTCAAGGAGACTCTGGGAAGGGACAGAGGCATATGGCAGGACCACCATATGCCCCCAAATCAAAAAGCGACAATGCCACCGGCTACTAATGGCTTCACTAGCGGCCAGACTGAGATTAAGCATGTGTACATTGCAGTGATGGGAGTCACTGGCGCTGGGAAGagctctctcatctccctgTGTACTGGCAAAAATGTTAAGATCGGCCATAACTTGGAGTCAT GTACTGCCGATGTCGAGGATGTCGAATTCATGCTCAACGACCACGTCTGTGTCCACCTCATTGACACACCAGGCTTTGACGATACAAGCCGCTCTGATGTAGAGGTGCTGCAAAACATCGCTCTCTGGCTTAAAGAGTCGTTCGAACAGGGTACCAAGCTTAGCGGCATCATCTATCTGCACCGCATCATTGATGTCCGCATGGCTGGCTCTACACTCCGCAACCTATCGATGTTCAAGAAGCTATGCGGTGAAGAGGCATATTCGTCAGTCGTCCTGGCCACCAGTATGTGGACCCAGGTCGATGAGGCTACAGGTGCGCAGCGCGAGCGGGAACTCATTGAGACGAAGAAGTTTTGGGGCTACATGcatgacaaaggcagcaaaatCTTCCGTCTGAACCAGACGCGCGAAAGCTGCCTCGGAATCATCAAGTATATCCTCTCCTTGGGCTCAACCACCCTTCTTGAGCTGCAAGACGAGATCGTCAACCAAGGTCGCCAAATTGAGGATACTGAGGCCGGCGTACAACTTAACGAAGATATTATCCACGAGCGCGAGAAGCACCAAGCTGAGCTGGTAGCCCTGAAGGCGCAGATGCAGGAGGAGATGGCAGAGCACGATGCTGAGCTGCAACGCGCTTTGAGGGAGGAGTACGATGAGCTCAAAGAGAACATTCGCCGCAGTGTTGAGGAGcaggccaagctcaagcaggACCTCAAAGATGTTCACGAACGCAAAGAGCGCGAGTTGTTcgagctcaagaagcagatggaggctgAGCGCAAGAAGTATGATGAGAACCAGAAGCGGCAAGCCGAGGAGGACGCCAGGCGCGTGAAAGCTTGGGCAGAGCATCGTCAGACGCCACTTCACCTTGCGGTCCAGGACGGAAAAGCAGATCTGGTTGAGTCGCTTCTTATGCAAGGAGACAAtattgaagctcaagataTAAACGGCAGAACACCACTTCACCTTGCAGTTGTCAAAGGAAACCTGGATATGGCCAAGTTGCTACTTGACCGAGGAGCGAATATCGAGGCTAAGAAAGACGAAGGCCGAACACCACTCTTCAATGCAATTTGCAACGGAAATGAAGAGATGGCCAAGTTGCTACTTACTCGAGGAGCTGACATTGAAGCTCCGGAATTTGAGAATTGGACAGCTCTTCATGTTATGGCTGCTAATggaaggaaagaaatggTTAAATTTCTTCTTGACCATGGAGCTAATATTGAGCCTACAACAAATGTCGGCGGTACACCACTCGGTCTTGCCGTTGAGAAAAACCAAGAAGATGTGGCtaagctgctgctcaatCGAGGAGCTGATATTGAcatgaagcagagaaaaggcGCTTGGACAATGCTTCATCTTATGGTTGACTTTGGAACGGCAGACATGGTCAACTTTCTTCTTGACCATGGAGCTAACATTGAAGCCAAGCTGGACAACGGCTGCACACCATTTGGCGTTGCAATTgagagaggcaaagaagatatGGCTAAGCTGCTGCTTAATCGAGGAGCTGATATTAACATGGAGCAGAGAAAAGATTCTAATACGAGTCTTCACCTTATGGTCGAACTTGGGAAGACAGACATGGTTAAGTTTCTTCTTGACCATGGAGCTAATATTGAAGCCAAGAACGATATCAGCAATACGCCACTTGGTCTCGCAGTTGAGCTTGGGAAAATCAACATAGCTAACATACTGCTGAATCGAGGCGCTAACATTAAAGCTCGTCAGCGAAAAGATGGTGTTACGAGTCTTCATCTTATGGCTGAATTTGGAAAGTTGGATATGGTTGAGTTTCTTCTTGACCATGGAGCTGATATTGAGGCCAAGTCGAAGAAGGGCCATACACCGCTTAGCTACGCAAGGGACTTTAAAAAAGTGGATGTgatcgagctgctgcttgatcaCGGAGCCAGGGCTTAA
- a CDS encoding glycosyl hydrolase family 81 domain-containing protein — protein sequence MLASLVNLVIASAIGVAALPNSGKLQNIAGRGIFAPIATSNPSGISGGTTATGADGAPVSSFFAGLKPPFPTNSWWASYAATPGNGTASGPFPYESQLDGLGINFGVSNSRQFDGTSIKQPTQNDWRAGFVEHSGNFANHKATAFDTHSVTVQYFQGGASMTSPLIPGSPYITLQYQAATPLLTSRNGGIASFNGQNLANGQSATVTGTSFTVVDTTGTSYVIYALSSITLTATATNGAQGTIKASGTYNGVLRVVRLVQASHKTLLDQHYTVYPTGVGLDYSFTTTTGTLIFNYNTVGDGSQLLMLTWPHHRLSLQSPNSPPTSSLGYLTTKGWMYPTLGNQWKLLYQLSSITWNPPRALDSSCSASVIQGLQYEIGQLNVANAPVPNEFYYWGGSLAATARLALIAEAVGRTDLIPQVTNYLKASFNNWFQPTTGASPAYETSWGGVIDKAGATNSGIDFGNGYYNDHHFHYGYFLTVAAVIAKYDATWLAQHKDFINWFARDIINPSPQDPYFPVTRCRDWFAGHSWASGIANGAGSRDQESTGEAVNGYYGALLWATVALSQDYVNYAKLLVATEQQGAQVYWHLYPQQSQTDPNNPYPEPAVRNLVTMGNVEDWQSGAWLFWGNQKSEIAAIQMLPITPINEVLYDTQWVNNVWSYAQNEIVDPTIADDWRCVMIAAYSNANPQTAAAWSANLTTWGSGNTFTNELFFIGTRPNPSGRPICGTNFPQNPYGNFKIQSATTGQWVVPNSASSNLVASGSQANAGVFVSAYTPNAGTLKLTSNNQYVTADQSGNFALQAARATASSWEVFTIRQKIGAASGVYTIKAGSNKLWVGLAADGSLINNVATESAAAGFRFVSS from the exons ATGCTGGCTTCTCTTGTGAACCTCGTCATCGCCTCGGCGATTGGCGTTGCGGCTCTGCCAAACAGCGGAAAGCTCCAAAACATTGCCGGACGTGGTATCTTCGCCCCTATCGCGACCAGCAACCCATCCGGCATTTCTGGTGGAACCACTGCCACTGGCGCTGATGGAGCTCCTGTGTCCTCCTTCTTCGCTGGACTGAAGCCTCCG TTCCCAACCAACTCCTGGTGGGCTTCCTATGCCGCCACTCCCGGCAATGGCACCGCCTCGGGTCCTTTCCCGTACGAGTCGCAGCTTGAcggcctcggcatcaactttggcgtcagcaacagccgccaATTCGACGGCACGTCGATCAAGCAGCCCACGCAAAATGACTGGCGCGCCGGCTTTGTCGAGCACTCGGGCAACTTTGCCAACCACAAGGCCACGGCCTTTGACACGCACTCGGTGACTGTGCAGTACTTCCAGGGCGGCGCGTCCATGACCTCTCCCCTGATCCCTGGATCTCCTTACATCACCCTTCAGTACCAGGCTGCCACGCCTCTTCTGACTTCGCGAAACGGCGGCATCGCTTCCTTCAACGGCCAGAACCTTGCCAACGGCCAGAGTG CCACTGTTACCGGAACTTCGTTCACTGTTGTTGACACTACCGGCACCTCCTACGTGATTTACGCTCTGTCTTCCATCACCCTGACTGCCACCGCAACCAACGGTGCTCAGGGCACTATCAAGGCCAGCGGCACTTACAACGGCGTCCTTCGTGTGGTCAGACTCGTCCAGGCCAGCCACAAGACTCTCCTTGACCAGCACTACACCGTCTACCCGACCGGCGTTGGCTTGGACTacagcttcaccaccaccactggtactctcatcttcaactaCAACACCGTTGGTGATGGCAGCcagctgctgatgctgaccTGGCCTCACCACCGTCTGTCTCTGCAGAGCCCCAACTCGCCCCCGACCTCGTCTCTGGGCTACCTCACCACCAAGGGATGGATGTACCCTACCCTCGGCAACCAGTGGAAGCTCCTGTACCAGCTCAGCAGCATTACCTGGAACCCTCCTCGTGCCCTTGACTCTTCTTGCAGCGCTTCTGTTATCCAGGGTCTCCAGTACGagattggccagctcaaCGTCGCCAACGCTCCCGTTCCCAACGAGTTCTACTACTGGGGTGGCAGCCTTGCCGCAACTGCCCGTCTTGCCCTCATTGC TGAGGCTGTTGGCCGTACTGACCTGATCCCTCAAGTCACCAACTACCTCAAGGCCTCTTTCAACAACTGGTTCCAGCCTACTACCGGAGCTTCTCCCGCTTACGAGACCTCTTGGGGTGGTGTCATTGATAAGGCCGGTGCTACGAACTCGGGTATCGACTTTGGTAACGGTTATTACAACGACCACCACTTCCACTACGGATACTTCCTCACTGTTGCTGCCGTCATTGCCAAGTACGACGCCACCTGGTTGGCCCAGCACAAGGACTTTATCAACTGGTTCGCACGAGACATCATCAACCCATCTCCCCAGGACCCCTACTTCCCCGTCACCCGATGCCGTGATTGGTTCGCCGGCCACTCCTGGGCCTCTGGTATCGCCAACGGAGCCGGCAGCCGTGACCAGGAGTCTACCGGTGAAGCTGTCAACGGCTACTACGGTGCTCTCCTTTGGGCCACTGTCGCTCTGTCTCAGGACTACGTCAACTACGCCAAGCTTCTCGTCGCCACCGAGCAGCAGGGTGCCCAGGTCTACTGGCACTTGTACCCCCAGCAGAGCCAGACCGACCCCAACAACCCCTACCCCGAGCCTGCGGTCCGAAACCTGGTCACCATGGGCAATGTTGAGGACTGGCAGTCCGGTGCCTGGCTGTTCTGGGGCAACCAGAAGAGCGAGATTGCCGCCATCCAGATGCTTCCCATCACCCCCATCAACGAGGTCCTGTACGACACCCAGTGGGTTAACAACGTTTGGTCTTATGCCCAGAACGAGATTGTCGACCCAACTATTGCTGATGACTG GCGATGCGTTATGATTGCCGCTTACTCCAACGCCAACCCTCAGACCGCCGCTGCTTGGAGTGCCAACCTCACCACCTGGG GATCTGGAAACACCTTCACCAACGaactcttcttcatcggcacTCGTCCTAACCCCAGCGGCCGGCCCATCTGCGGCACCAACTTCCCCCAGAACCCCTATGGCAACTTCAAGATCCAGTCCGCCACGACCGGCCAGTGGGTTGTTCCCAACAGCGCTTCCTCCAACCTCGTTGCCTCCGGTAGCCAGGCCAACGCCGGCGTCTTCGTCAGCGCATACACTCCCAACGCCGGCACCCTCAAGCTCACTAGCAACAACCAGTATGTCACGGCCGACCAGTCTGGCAACTTTGCCCTGCAGGCTGCTCGTGCTACTGCTTCTTCCTGGGAGGTCTTCACCATCCGCCAGAAGATTGGTGCTGCCTCTGGCGTGTACACTATCAAGGCTGGTAGCAACAAGCTGTGGGTTGGGCTGGCTGCTGATGGATCGCTCATCAACAACGTGGCTACGgagtctgctgctgctggcttcCGCTTCGTTTCGTCATAA
- a CDS encoding enoyl-(Acyl carrier protein) reductase domain-containing protein, whose amino-acid sequence MASTESLKGQTLFDLTGKVALVTGGGSGIGLMAAQALAANGAKVYICGRTKEKLDTAASTHGKNAPGEIIPIQADINSKEGIKSLVDEIKSREKCICILVNNAGISGETFTTAEADSAEDLKKSLFESEKATFDDWLNVYRTNVAAVYFTTTALLPLLQTSTETHSGWSSTVINISSISGLVKTSQHHFSYNVSKGATEHLTRMMAADFAAAGLKIRVNSIAPGIFPSEMTTEGSDEGQKSQLDKSKYEGKIPANRPGKDEDMAQAVMFLASNQFVNGQRVVVDGGHTLAAGL is encoded by the exons ATGGCGAGCACCGAATCTCTCAAGGGACAGACACTTTTTGACCTCACCGGCAAGGTAGCTCTTGTCACCG GAGGTGGCTCCGGGATTGGGCTCATGGCCGCCCAAGCCCTCGCTGCCAATGGCGCCAAAGTCTACATCTGCGGCCgcaccaaggagaagctcgatACCGCCGCGTCGACCCATGGCAAGAATGCTCCTGGGGAAATCATCCCCATCCAGGCAGATATCAATTCcaaggagggcatcaagTCGCTCGTCGACGAGATCAAGTCGCGCGAAAAGTGCATCTGCATCCTGGTCAACAACGCCGGCATCAGTGGCGAGACGTTCACCACCGCCGAGGCGGACTCGGCCGAGGATCTCAAGAAGTCGCTCTTTGAAAGCGAGAAGGCGACTTTTGACGACTGGCTCAACGTGTACCGAACCAACGTCGCGGCCGTCTACTTTACCACTACCGCGTTGCTGCCACTGCTCCAAACCTCGACCGAGACTCATTCCGGATGGTCATCCaccgtcatcaacatcagctccatctctGGCCTGGTCAAGACGAGCCAGCACCATTTCAGCTACAACGTCTCCAAGGGAGCAACAGAGCACCTCACTCGCATGATGGCGGCAGATTTCGCCGCTGCCGGACTCAAGATCCGCGTCAACAGCATTGCACCGGGGATTTTCCCTAGTGAGATGACTACAGAGGGGAGCGACGAAGGCCAGAAGAGCCAATTGGACAAGAGCAAGTATGAGGGTAAGATTCCTGCTAATCGCCCGGGAAAGGATGAAGACATGGCACAGGCAGTGATGTTCCTCGCCTCAAATCAGTTTGTTAATGGACAGAGGGTTGTGGTTGACGGAGGACACACGCTCGCTGCCGGATTGTAA